Below is a window of Chryseobacterium indicum DNA.
TCTTTCTGAAGATGAATCAGCACAATTTTACAGCTTATTCCAAAAAAAGATCATTAAAAAAAAGCAGTTTTTATTAAGAGAAGGGGAAATATGTAAGTTTGAAGGTTTTGTAATAAAAGGGCTATTCAAGACCTATCATATTGATTCTGACGGAATAGAACAAATCCTGAACTTTGCCACAGAAGACTGGTGGATTACTGATATTGACAGCTTTACAAATGAACTACCGTCTCAACTGAACATAGAAGCGCTGGAAGACAGTGAAGTTTTAATCATTTCTAAAAAAGACAAGGAGT
It encodes the following:
- a CDS encoding Crp/Fnr family transcriptional regulator, which gives rise to MTEIFKNNISQHITLSEDESAQFYSLFQKKIIKKKQFLLREGEICKFEGFVIKGLFKTYHIDSDGIEQILNFATEDWWITDIDSFTNELPSQLNIEALEDSEVLIISKKDKEFVYKNLPKIEKLFRVMTQKTHVALQRRMIDNLSKTADKRYTDFIEKYPQLYQRLTNVQIAAYLGISHEFVSRIRKKIVNKK